One segment of Micromonospora parathelypteridis DNA contains the following:
- a CDS encoding carbohydrate ABC transporter permease yields the protein MEFDFAEEQPKFLMLMYGLIAFVVVVGGLLLLLDVVPAWFARRREAQLVAASASGAPLPRRRRQGEGLFALFFLLPTLLLLTVGLVVPAIRTTLLSFMDAGSTNWVGLRNYGWMFSDDSIVRVLINTLVWVVLVPLIATGFGLIYAVLVDKARFEAVAKSLIFLPMAISFVGASIIWKFVYAYRGEGDQIGLLNQIVVSLGGEPKQWLLESPLNTLLLIVIMVWIQAGFAMVVLSAAIKAIPGDIVEAARLDGVSPWQMFWQITMPSIRPALIVVVVTLTIATLKVFDIVRTATNGNYDTSVIASEMYNQAFRYGQNGQGSALAVFLFILVIPVVIYQIRNLRQQREG from the coding sequence ATGGAGTTCGACTTCGCGGAGGAACAGCCGAAGTTCCTCATGCTGATGTACGGGCTGATCGCTTTCGTCGTGGTGGTGGGCGGTCTGCTCCTGCTTCTCGACGTGGTGCCGGCCTGGTTCGCTCGGCGCCGGGAGGCGCAGCTGGTTGCCGCGTCCGCCAGCGGTGCCCCGCTCCCCCGCCGACGCAGGCAGGGGGAGGGACTCTTCGCGCTCTTCTTCCTGCTGCCGACGCTGCTACTGCTCACGGTCGGGTTGGTCGTTCCGGCCATCCGCACCACGCTGCTCTCCTTCATGGATGCGGGCAGCACCAACTGGGTGGGGCTGCGAAACTACGGCTGGATGTTCTCCGACGACTCGATCGTCCGGGTCCTGATCAACACCCTGGTCTGGGTCGTTCTGGTCCCGCTGATCGCGACCGGGTTCGGCCTCATCTACGCCGTACTGGTGGACAAGGCCCGGTTCGAGGCGGTGGCCAAGTCACTGATCTTCCTGCCGATGGCCATCTCCTTCGTCGGCGCGAGCATCATCTGGAAGTTCGTCTACGCCTATCGCGGTGAAGGCGACCAGATCGGTCTGCTCAACCAGATCGTGGTCAGCCTGGGCGGCGAGCCGAAGCAGTGGCTGCTCGAATCACCCCTGAACACGCTGCTGCTGATCGTCATCATGGTCTGGATCCAGGCCGGTTTCGCCATGGTGGTGCTCTCCGCCGCGATCAAGGCGATCCCCGGCGACATCGTCGAGGCCGCCCGGCTCGACGGCGTCAGCCCGTGGCAGATGTTCTGGCAGATCACCATGCCGAGCATCCGGCCGGCGCTGATCGTCGTGGTGGTGACCCTCACGATCGCCACGCTCAAGGTCTTCGACATCGTCCGGACCGCGACCAACGGCAACTACGACACCAGCGTGATCGCCAGCGAGATGTACAACCAAGCCTTCCGGTACGGCCAGAACGGGCAGGGCTCCGCGCTCGCGGTCTTCCTCTTCATCCTGGTCATCCCGGTCGTGATCTACCAGATCCGCAACCTCCGTCAACAGCGGGAGGGCTGA
- a CDS encoding carbohydrate ABC transporter permease, whose protein sequence is MTTATPTVAAGTQKTDGTPSTTAGRVRKRLNSRTATLVSIVIAVVWTVPTFGLLISSLRPEDEIKTTGWWTAFTSPQFTLENYQQVLFGRSSSSGQLASYFINSLAITVPSVLFPLAFASLAAYALAWIKFRGRDWLYIAIFALQIVPLQMALVPLLKFFSTGVTLGGVTLMPAWDLVDEQKFAQVWFAHTCFALPFAVFLLHNFISQLPGDLMEAARVDGATHPKIFRTIVLPLITPALAAFGIFQFLWVWNDLLVALIFAGGGNETAPLTVRLAEMAGTRGNEWQRLTAGAFVSIVVPLIVFLSLQRFFVRGLLAGSVKG, encoded by the coding sequence ATGACGACCGCAACGCCGACCGTCGCCGCCGGCACCCAGAAGACCGACGGCACCCCGTCCACCACCGCCGGCCGGGTCCGTAAACGGCTGAACAGCCGTACCGCGACGCTGGTCTCGATCGTCATCGCGGTGGTCTGGACCGTCCCGACCTTCGGTCTGTTGATCTCCTCCCTCCGACCGGAGGACGAGATCAAGACGACCGGTTGGTGGACGGCGTTCACCAGCCCACAGTTCACGTTGGAGAACTACCAGCAGGTTCTCTTCGGACGGTCGTCGTCCTCCGGGCAACTCGCCAGCTACTTCATCAACTCGCTGGCGATCACCGTTCCGTCGGTGCTCTTCCCGCTCGCCTTCGCGTCCCTCGCCGCGTACGCGCTGGCCTGGATCAAGTTCCGCGGCCGGGACTGGCTCTACATCGCGATCTTCGCGTTGCAGATCGTCCCGCTGCAGATGGCCCTGGTGCCACTGCTGAAGTTCTTCTCCACCGGCGTCACCCTCGGCGGCGTCACCCTGATGCCGGCCTGGGACCTGGTCGACGAGCAGAAGTTCGCGCAGGTGTGGTTCGCGCACACCTGCTTCGCACTCCCGTTCGCCGTCTTCCTGCTGCACAACTTCATCTCGCAGCTGCCCGGGGACCTGATGGAGGCGGCCCGGGTCGACGGGGCCACCCACCCGAAGATCTTCCGGACCATCGTGCTGCCGCTGATCACCCCGGCGCTGGCCGCCTTCGGCATCTTCCAGTTCCTCTGGGTCTGGAACGACCTGCTGGTGGCGCTGATCTTCGCCGGTGGCGGCAACGAGACCGCCCCGCTCACCGTCCGGCTCGCCGAGATGGCCGGCACCCGGGGCAACGAGTGGCAGCGGTTGACCGCCGGCGCGTTCGTCTCCATCGTCGTACCGCTCATTGTCTTCCTGTCCCTGCAGCGCTTCTTCGTGCGAGGTCTGCTCGCCGGCAGCGTCAAGGGCTGA
- a CDS encoding LacI family DNA-binding transcriptional regulator, with product MTRIDDVARLAGVSTATVSRALRGLPTVSAATRRRVLAAAEQLDYEVSPSASRLAGGRTGTVAVVVPRITRWFFSTVVEAVEEYLHQSGYDLLLYNLGGREQVRQRVLRTANLHKRVDAIMLVATPLRPADLTALASLELPGVTISSGSRVPNWPCVRIDDVAAARAATRHLIDLGHHRIAHISGDPDDELAFTTHLDRRRGYQAELRSAGLRPDPSLDVESTFTIDGGNRAAAELLARGEPPTAIVAACDEMAMGAMTAVRDAGLRVPQDVSVIGIDDHDLAGVLGLSTIAQPAAEQGRLAARMLLDPLGASPLGATVRQRSTGCDTPVILPTRLVVRDSTAPPRAH from the coding sequence GTGACGAGGATCGATGATGTCGCCCGGTTGGCCGGGGTATCCACGGCCACCGTCTCGCGGGCCCTGCGCGGGCTTCCGACGGTCTCGGCCGCCACCCGGCGCAGGGTGCTCGCCGCCGCCGAACAGCTCGACTACGAGGTCTCACCGAGCGCGTCCCGGCTCGCCGGTGGCCGGACCGGCACCGTCGCGGTGGTGGTCCCCCGGATCACCCGCTGGTTCTTCAGCACCGTCGTCGAGGCGGTCGAGGAGTACCTCCACCAGTCCGGCTACGACCTGCTGCTCTACAACCTGGGCGGCCGGGAGCAGGTCCGCCAGCGGGTCCTGCGTACGGCCAACCTGCACAAGCGGGTGGACGCCATCATGCTCGTCGCCACACCACTGCGGCCGGCCGACCTGACCGCGCTGGCCAGCCTGGAGCTGCCCGGCGTGACCATCAGCTCGGGGAGCAGGGTGCCCAACTGGCCGTGCGTACGGATCGACGACGTGGCGGCCGCCCGGGCCGCCACCCGGCACCTGATCGACCTCGGCCACCACCGGATCGCGCACATCTCCGGCGACCCGGACGACGAGTTGGCCTTCACCACCCACCTCGACCGACGCCGCGGATACCAGGCGGAGCTTCGCTCCGCCGGCCTGCGGCCCGACCCGAGCCTGGACGTCGAGTCCACCTTCACGATCGACGGCGGCAACCGCGCCGCCGCCGAGTTGCTGGCCCGCGGCGAGCCGCCGACCGCGATCGTCGCCGCCTGCGACGAGATGGCGATGGGCGCGATGACCGCGGTGCGCGACGCCGGGCTGCGGGTGCCGCAGGATGTCAGTGTGATCGGCATCGACGACCACGATCTGGCCGGCGTGCTCGGGCTCAGCACCATCGCCCAGCCTGCCGCCGAGCAGGGCCGGTTGGCCGCCCGGATGCTGCTCGACCCGCTCGGCGCCAGCCCGCTGGGAGCGACCGTGCGACAACGGAGCACCGGTTGCGACACGCCGGTGATCCTGCCCACTCGGTTGGTGGTCCGGGACTCGACCGCACCGCCCCGGGCACACTGA
- a CDS encoding M23 family metallopeptidase — MRKRWISLLVTGLLVGGVLTPASPALAAPTFKVPFPCGQSWSGQTRSNHSPAYAVDFNRTDDLGDPVVASAPGTVDRVTDLGGTSYGKYVRINHGGGYSTYYAHLNGFNVSVGQTVGYGKVLGWVGSTGGSTGPHLHYEQRLNGGDIQVRFNGGLALYWGTKSYSSDNGCSSGSGNGTVDTSGTPLTVRSGPGTGYASVGTVADGTRVTIACQTSGTTVTGTYGTSSIWDRIGSGRYIADAYVYTGHDGYIPGVPRC; from the coding sequence ATGCGTAAGCGGTGGATCAGCCTGTTGGTGACGGGTCTGCTCGTCGGGGGAGTACTGACGCCGGCGAGCCCGGCCCTGGCCGCGCCGACGTTCAAGGTGCCGTTCCCGTGCGGCCAGTCCTGGTCCGGGCAGACCAGGTCCAACCACAGCCCGGCGTACGCCGTCGACTTCAACCGCACCGACGACCTCGGCGACCCGGTGGTGGCCAGTGCTCCCGGCACCGTCGACCGGGTGACCGACCTCGGCGGCACCAGCTACGGCAAATACGTCCGGATCAACCACGGGGGCGGTTACAGCACCTATTACGCCCACCTCAACGGCTTCAACGTCTCGGTCGGGCAGACGGTCGGCTACGGCAAGGTGCTCGGCTGGGTTGGCAGCACCGGTGGCTCGACCGGCCCACACCTGCACTACGAGCAGCGCCTCAACGGCGGCGACATCCAGGTCCGGTTCAACGGCGGCCTCGCCCTGTACTGGGGCACCAAGAGCTACAGCAGCGACAACGGGTGCTCCTCGGGCAGTGGCAACGGCACGGTCGACACCAGCGGCACCCCGCTGACCGTCCGCTCCGGCCCCGGCACCGGGTACGCCTCGGTGGGCACCGTCGCCGACGGCACCCGAGTGACCATCGCCTGCCAGACCAGTGGCACGACGGTCACCGGCACGTACGGCACCAGCTCGATCTGGGACCGGATCGGCTCCGGCAGGTACATCGCCGACGCGTACGTGTACACCGGCCACGACGGCTACATCCCCGGCGTGCCCCGCTGCTGA
- a CDS encoding glycoside hydrolase family 13 protein, whose amino-acid sequence MNTDPTQQNPSGHPITGWWTEATIYQIYPRSFADSDGDGIGDLPGITARLDHLVELGVDAVWLSPFYPSPQADAGYDVADYRDIDPLFGTLADADKLIAEARSRNLRVIVDLVPNHTSSAHRWFQAALPAAPGSLERSRYIFRDGLGPAGDQPPNDWQSVFGGPAWTRTVGPDGQPGQWYLHLFDTGQPDLNWDNPEVHAEFLDVLRFWLDRGVDGFRVDVAHGLIKQADLADWQEPQEILSGNEVDKPRPPMWDQDGVHEIYRQWRQVLNSYPGERVLVAEAWVEPAERLARYVRPDEMHQAFNFEYLLAAWTAPAQYAVITRSLEATDSVGAPTTWVLSNHDVVRHASRLGLPIGTVRPNGIGIGDPQPDAALGLRRARAATLLMLALPGSAYLYQGEELGLPEHTTLPDEARQDPTWARSGHTQRGRDGCRVPIPWEADAPSYGFGPTDASWLPQPSLWAEYALDRQRDVPGSTYELYRAALRLRRAHGLGRGTLEWVPSGDEVLTFRNAGLTVLTNFGDAPVPVPAGAEVLATSAPLDDDGAVPTDVTVWLRG is encoded by the coding sequence CTGAACACCGATCCGACGCAGCAGAACCCCTCCGGTCACCCGATCACCGGTTGGTGGACCGAGGCGACCATCTACCAGATCTACCCCCGTTCGTTCGCCGACTCGGACGGTGACGGGATCGGTGACCTGCCCGGCATCACCGCCCGCCTCGACCACCTGGTCGAGTTGGGCGTGGACGCGGTGTGGCTTTCGCCCTTCTACCCGTCGCCGCAGGCCGACGCCGGCTACGACGTGGCCGACTACCGCGACATCGACCCGCTGTTCGGCACCCTCGCCGACGCGGACAAGCTGATCGCCGAGGCTCGTTCCCGCAACCTGCGGGTGATCGTCGACCTGGTCCCGAACCACACCTCCTCGGCGCACCGCTGGTTCCAGGCAGCGCTGCCGGCCGCGCCGGGCAGCCTGGAACGGTCGCGGTACATCTTCCGAGATGGCCTCGGCCCGGCCGGTGACCAGCCGCCGAACGACTGGCAGAGCGTCTTCGGCGGCCCAGCCTGGACCCGGACGGTGGGCCCCGACGGGCAACCCGGCCAGTGGTACCTGCACCTGTTCGACACGGGGCAGCCGGACCTCAACTGGGACAACCCCGAGGTGCACGCCGAGTTCCTGGACGTGCTGCGGTTCTGGCTGGACCGTGGGGTGGACGGCTTCCGGGTCGACGTGGCGCACGGCCTGATCAAGCAGGCCGACCTGGCCGACTGGCAGGAGCCGCAGGAGATCCTCTCCGGCAACGAGGTCGACAAGCCGCGCCCGCCGATGTGGGACCAGGACGGCGTGCACGAGATCTACCGGCAGTGGCGGCAGGTTCTGAACAGCTACCCCGGCGAGCGGGTGCTGGTCGCCGAGGCCTGGGTGGAGCCGGCCGAGCGGCTCGCTCGCTACGTCCGCCCGGACGAGATGCACCAGGCCTTCAACTTCGAGTACCTGCTCGCCGCGTGGACCGCACCGGCCCAGTACGCGGTGATCACCCGCTCGCTGGAGGCGACCGACTCGGTCGGCGCGCCGACCACCTGGGTGCTGTCCAACCACGACGTGGTGCGGCACGCCTCCCGGCTCGGCCTGCCGATCGGCACGGTACGGCCCAACGGCATCGGCATCGGCGACCCGCAGCCGGACGCCGCGCTCGGCCTGCGCCGGGCCCGGGCGGCCACGCTGCTGATGCTCGCCCTGCCCGGCTCCGCGTACCTCTACCAGGGCGAGGAGCTGGGGCTGCCCGAGCACACCACACTGCCCGACGAGGCCCGGCAGGACCCGACCTGGGCACGCAGCGGGCACACCCAGCGCGGCCGGGACGGCTGCCGGGTGCCGATCCCGTGGGAGGCCGACGCCCCGTCCTACGGCTTCGGCCCGACCGACGCGAGCTGGCTGCCGCAACCCTCGCTCTGGGCGGAGTACGCGCTGGACCGCCAGCGCGACGTGCCCGGCTCGACGTACGAGCTGTACCGGGCCGCGCTCCGGTTGCGCCGTGCCCACGGGCTGGGTCGGGGCACCCTGGAGTGGGTGCCCTCCGGCGACGAGGTGCTGACCTTCCGCAACGCGGGGCTGACCGTGCTGACCAACTTCGGTGACGCCCCGGTTCCGGTGCCGGCGGGCGCCGAGGTGCTCGCCACCAGCGCACCCCTGGACGACGACGGCGCGGTCCCGACCGACGTGACCGTCTGGCTGCGCGGCTGA
- a CDS encoding ABC transporter substrate-binding protein, giving the protein MAVFTRPRQAFVIAGVLGLALSATACGTGDDKKSNNAGSAECAAYDKYEGHDGKKVSIYASIRDAEADLLRNSWKSFEDCTGIEIDYEGNAEFEAQLPVRVDGGNAPDLAFVPQPGLVKRFADAGKLKSLGADTKTMAEQNLPADWLKYGTVNGTLYGVPLGANVKSFVWYSPKLFKEKGWTVPTSWDDLIKLSDTIAASGIKPWCAGIESGDATGWPATDWIEDVILRTQGPEVYDQWTTHAIPFNDPRIVDAVNRAGTILKNEKYMNGGFGGVKSIGTTAFGEAGLPVTTGKCAMHRQASFYANQFPEGTKVAEDGDAFAFYFPAIDTAKGKPVLGAGEFVVGYTDRPEVQAVQTYLASAEYVNSRAKLGNWVTANNKLDIANVASPIDKLSVQILQDKSGIFRFDGSDLMPAAVGAGTFWKGMVEWINGKDTASVLQGIESSWK; this is encoded by the coding sequence ATGGCGGTCTTTACCAGACCACGCCAGGCCTTCGTGATCGCCGGTGTACTCGGGCTGGCGCTCAGCGCCACTGCTTGCGGTACCGGTGACGACAAGAAGAGCAACAACGCGGGCTCGGCCGAGTGCGCCGCATACGACAAGTACGAGGGTCACGACGGCAAGAAGGTCTCGATCTACGCGTCCATCCGTGACGCCGAGGCCGACCTGCTCAGGAATTCCTGGAAGTCGTTCGAGGACTGCACCGGCATCGAGATCGACTACGAGGGCAACGCCGAGTTCGAGGCGCAGCTCCCGGTCCGGGTCGACGGCGGCAACGCGCCCGACCTGGCCTTCGTGCCCCAGCCGGGCCTGGTCAAGCGGTTCGCCGACGCCGGCAAGCTGAAGTCCCTCGGGGCCGACACCAAGACGATGGCCGAGCAGAACCTGCCGGCCGACTGGCTGAAGTACGGCACCGTCAACGGCACCCTCTACGGTGTGCCGCTCGGTGCCAACGTGAAGTCCTTCGTCTGGTACTCGCCGAAGCTCTTCAAGGAGAAGGGCTGGACGGTCCCGACCAGCTGGGACGACCTGATCAAGCTCAGCGACACGATCGCGGCGAGCGGCATCAAGCCGTGGTGCGCCGGCATCGAGTCCGGTGACGCCACCGGCTGGCCGGCCACCGACTGGATCGAGGACGTGATCCTGCGTACGCAGGGTCCCGAGGTCTACGACCAGTGGACCACCCACGCCATCCCGTTCAACGACCCGCGGATCGTCGACGCGGTCAACCGGGCCGGCACGATCCTGAAGAACGAGAAGTACATGAACGGCGGCTTCGGCGGGGTGAAGAGCATCGGCACCACCGCCTTCGGTGAGGCCGGCCTGCCTGTCACCACCGGCAAGTGCGCCATGCACCGGCAGGCGTCGTTCTACGCCAACCAGTTCCCCGAGGGCACCAAGGTGGCCGAGGACGGTGACGCCTTCGCGTTCTACTTCCCGGCCATCGACACGGCCAAGGGCAAGCCGGTGCTCGGCGCGGGCGAGTTCGTCGTCGGCTACACCGACCGCCCCGAGGTGCAGGCGGTGCAGACCTACCTCGCCTCGGCCGAGTACGTCAACAGCCGCGCGAAGCTCGGCAACTGGGTCACGGCGAACAACAAGCTGGACATCGCCAACGTCGCCAGCCCGATCGACAAGCTCTCGGTCCAGATCCTCCAGGACAAGAGCGGCATCTTCCGCTTCGACGGATCCGACCTGATGCCGGCAGCCGTCGGTGCGGGGACGTTCTGGAAGGGCATGGTCGAGTGGATCAACGGCAAGGACACCGCGTCGGTGCTCCAGGGCATCGAGAGCAGCTGGAAGTGA
- a CDS encoding MFS transporter: MTVTSGGHGRGGGPGHRLYSVVVFVLLASLDNVAIGLVPPLYGPISDAFDVSGRLLGLVTAVSFLVSAVAAVGWAYVGDRTNRKPLLMVGTLVWAAGTGGSALAGGYLTFLAAQLVAAVGLGAVGSVGFSVVTDLISPTRRGLVMSFWGLSQGVGTLAGTLVGGLLGATDWRRPFLTLTGVGLIATLAYLFTYDIRRGQSEPELADRLDAGAEYDYRISRADLPRILARRTNRWLILQGLTAQAAFGSLVWLPVLFAERAEAQGYSTSTAVVVGSVFATLFQLGGVLSIVGGLIGDAVQRRTPRGRALVAAVGILAALPFYLVLFFVPVTIDVPDGASGGAVVGAVLSSVFTEPSVGLSLLTAIVALALTSANSPNWFALIADVNPPEHRGTVYSLGNLVNGVGRAAGNGLVGVAFQGLRAAFPPPLNFAVGLAAFQLFFIPTGVMYWLASRTSPADIDNVHDLLQARADRL, translated from the coding sequence ATGACGGTGACCAGTGGCGGGCACGGCCGGGGCGGTGGCCCGGGGCACCGGTTGTACAGCGTCGTGGTGTTCGTGCTGCTCGCCTCGCTGGACAATGTGGCGATCGGGCTGGTCCCGCCGCTGTACGGCCCGATCTCCGACGCCTTCGACGTGTCGGGGCGGCTGCTCGGTCTGGTCACCGCGGTCAGCTTCCTGGTCAGCGCGGTCGCCGCGGTCGGCTGGGCGTACGTCGGTGACCGGACCAATCGCAAGCCGCTGCTCATGGTGGGCACGCTTGTCTGGGCGGCGGGCACCGGCGGCAGCGCGCTCGCGGGTGGCTACCTGACGTTCCTGGCCGCACAGTTGGTCGCGGCGGTCGGTCTCGGCGCGGTCGGCTCGGTGGGTTTCTCGGTGGTCACCGATCTGATCTCACCGACCCGGCGGGGGCTGGTGATGAGCTTCTGGGGCCTCTCCCAGGGGGTCGGCACCCTGGCGGGCACGCTCGTCGGTGGGCTGCTCGGGGCTACCGACTGGCGGCGGCCGTTCCTGACCCTGACCGGCGTCGGCCTGATCGCCACCCTGGCCTACCTGTTCACGTACGACATCCGGCGGGGCCAGAGCGAGCCGGAGCTGGCCGACAGGCTGGACGCCGGCGCCGAGTACGACTATCGGATCAGCCGTGCCGACCTGCCCCGCATCCTGGCCCGACGGACCAACCGGTGGCTGATCCTGCAGGGTCTGACCGCGCAGGCCGCGTTCGGGTCGCTGGTGTGGCTGCCGGTGCTCTTCGCCGAGCGGGCCGAGGCCCAGGGCTACTCGACGTCGACCGCGGTGGTGGTGGGCAGCGTCTTCGCCACGCTGTTCCAGCTCGGCGGGGTGCTCTCCATCGTGGGCGGGCTGATCGGTGACGCGGTGCAACGGCGTACGCCGAGAGGGCGGGCCCTGGTCGCCGCCGTCGGCATCCTCGCGGCGTTGCCGTTCTACCTGGTGCTGTTCTTCGTTCCGGTGACCATCGACGTGCCGGACGGCGCCAGCGGCGGCGCGGTGGTCGGCGCGGTGCTGTCCAGTGTGTTCACCGAGCCGTCGGTGGGGCTGAGCCTGCTCACCGCGATCGTCGCGCTCGCGTTGACCTCGGCCAACTCGCCGAACTGGTTCGCGCTGATCGCCGACGTGAACCCGCCGGAGCACCGGGGCACGGTCTACAGCCTGGGCAACCTGGTCAACGGGGTCGGTCGCGCGGCCGGCAACGGGCTGGTCGGGGTGGCGTTCCAGGGATTGCGAGCGGCATTCCCGCCGCCGTTGAACTTCGCGGTCGGGCTGGCCGCGTTCCAGCTCTTCTTCATACCCACCGGCGTCATGTACTGGCTCGCCTCACGGACCTCGCCGGCGGACATCGACAACGTGCACGACCTGCTGCAAGCCCGCGCCGACCGCCTCTGA